From uncultured Roseateles sp., the proteins below share one genomic window:
- the htpG gene encoding molecular chaperone HtpG, which produces MDKKTHSFQAEVKQVLHLVTHSLYSNKEIFLRELVSNASDACDKLRFEALDNAALFEDAPNLEVRVSFDAEAKTLTIRDNGIGMSADEAIAHLGTIAKSGTREFMDKLEGDQKKDASLIGQFGVGFYSGFIVADRMTVETRRAGLPADQGVRWSSEGTGDFEVETINLPERGTAVTLHLREGEEEFLKTWRLKSVISKYSDHISLPILMRKEEWNADKAESTVTDEWETVNKAAALWTRSKSEITEEQYAEFYKQISYDTDAPLAYTHNRVEGRSEYTQLLFIPAKAPFDLWNRDKRGGVKLYVKRVFIMDDAEALMPVYLRFVKGVIDSADLPLNVSRELLQESRDVKVIREGSTKRVLAMLEDLAENQAEKYTAFWKDFGSVLKEGVGEDHQNQERLAKLLRFASTHADEGVSLADYVSRMKEGQEPIYYITADTLAAAKNSPQLEIFRKKGIEVLLLTDRVDEWMLSHLFEFDGKQLQSVAKGAVDLGSLQDEEEKKKAEEVATAFKPVLDRLKESLKARAKDVRVTTRLVDSPACIVVEEGDVSGHLARLLKQAGQQAPTGLPTLEVNADHALVKKLDGSAHFDDLAQVLFDQAVLAEGGHLEDPAAYVRRINALLVG; this is translated from the coding sequence ATGGACAAGAAAACCCATTCCTTTCAGGCCGAGGTCAAGCAGGTCCTGCACCTGGTCACGCACTCGCTGTACTCGAACAAGGAAATCTTCCTGCGCGAGCTGGTCTCGAACGCCTCCGACGCCTGCGACAAGCTGCGCTTCGAGGCGCTGGACAATGCCGCGCTGTTCGAGGACGCGCCCAATCTGGAGGTGCGCGTCAGCTTCGACGCCGAGGCCAAGACGCTGACCATCCGTGACAACGGCATAGGTATGAGCGCCGACGAGGCGATCGCCCATCTGGGCACGATTGCCAAGAGCGGCACGCGTGAGTTCATGGACAAGCTCGAAGGCGACCAGAAGAAGGACGCCAGCCTGATCGGCCAGTTCGGTGTGGGCTTCTACTCTGGCTTCATCGTTGCCGACCGCATGACGGTGGAAACCCGCCGCGCCGGTCTGCCGGCCGACCAGGGCGTGCGCTGGAGCTCCGAGGGCACCGGCGACTTCGAGGTCGAGACCATCAACCTGCCCGAGCGCGGCACGGCCGTGACCCTGCATCTGCGCGAGGGCGAGGAAGAGTTCCTGAAGACCTGGCGCCTGAAGTCGGTGATCAGCAAGTACTCCGACCACATCTCGCTGCCCATACTGATGCGCAAGGAAGAATGGAACGCCGACAAGGCCGAGTCCACCGTCACCGACGAGTGGGAGACGGTCAACAAGGCCGCAGCCCTGTGGACGCGCAGCAAGAGCGAGATCACCGAGGAGCAGTACGCCGAGTTCTACAAGCAGATCAGCTATGACACCGATGCGCCGCTGGCCTACACGCACAACCGCGTCGAGGGCCGCAGCGAGTACACGCAGCTGCTGTTCATCCCGGCCAAGGCGCCGTTCGATCTGTGGAACCGCGACAAGCGCGGTGGCGTCAAACTCTACGTCAAGCGCGTCTTCATCATGGACGATGCCGAGGCGCTGATGCCCGTCTATCTGCGCTTCGTCAAGGGCGTGATCGACTCGGCCGATCTGCCGCTGAATGTGTCGCGCGAGCTGCTGCAGGAGAGCCGCGACGTCAAGGTCATACGCGAGGGCTCGACCAAGCGCGTGCTGGCGATGCTGGAAGACCTGGCCGAGAACCAGGCCGAGAAGTACACCGCCTTCTGGAAGGACTTCGGCTCGGTGCTGAAGGAGGGTGTCGGCGAAGACCACCAGAACCAGGAGCGCCTGGCCAAGCTGCTGCGCTTTGCGTCTACCCATGCCGACGAGGGGGTGTCCCTGGCCGACTATGTGTCGCGGATGAAGGAAGGTCAGGAACCGATCTACTACATCACCGCCGATACGCTGGCTGCGGCCAAGAACAGCCCGCAGCTGGAGATCTTCCGCAAGAAGGGCATCGAGGTGCTGCTGCTGACCGACCGCGTCGACGAGTGGATGCTGTCGCATCTGTTCGAGTTCGACGGCAAGCAGCTGCAGAGCGTGGCCAAGGGCGCTGTCGATCTGGGCAGCCTGCAGGACGAGGAAGAGAAGAAAAAAGCCGAGGAGGTGGCCACTGCCTTCAAGCCGGTGCTGGACCGTCTGAAAGAATCGCTGAAGGCCCGCGCCAAGGATGTGCGCGTGACCACGCGTCTGGTCGATTCACCGGCCTGTATCGTCGTCGAGGAGGGCGATGTCAGCGGCCATCTGGCACGCTTGCTGAAGCAGGCCGGCCAGCAGGCGCCGACCGGGCTGCCGACGCTGGAGGTCAACGCCGACCATGCGCTGGTCAAGAAGCTCGACGGCAGCGCGCATTTCGACGATCTGGCACAGGTGCTGTTCGACCAGGCCGTGCTCGCCGAAGGCGGGCACCTGGAAGATCCTGCCGCCTATGTGCGGCGCATCAACGCCTTGCTGGTCGGCTAA
- the rplM gene encoding 50S ribosomal protein L13: MKTFSAKPAEVTHEWFVIDATDKVLGRVASEVALRLRGKHKAIYTPHVDTGDFIVIINAEKLRVTGNKANDKVYYRHSGFPGGIYATKFKDMQAKHPGRALEKAVKGMLPKGPLGYAMVKKLKVYAGATHPHTAQQPKALEI; the protein is encoded by the coding sequence ATGAAAACCTTCAGCGCCAAACCGGCCGAAGTGACGCACGAGTGGTTTGTGATTGACGCCACCGACAAGGTGCTCGGACGTGTTGCCAGCGAAGTGGCACTCCGTTTGCGCGGCAAGCACAAGGCCATTTACACGCCTCACGTGGACACCGGCGATTTCATCGTCATCATCAACGCGGAAAAGCTCCGCGTGACCGGCAACAAGGCCAATGACAAGGTGTACTACCGTCATTCGGGCTTCCCGGGCGGCATCTACGCCACCAAGTTCAAGGACATGCAAGCCAAGCATCCGGGCCGCGCCCTGGAAAAGGCCGTCAAGGGCATGCTGCCCAAGGGGCCGCTGGGTTATGCGATGGTCAAGAAGCTGAAGGTGTATGCAGGTGCCACGCATCCGCACACCGCCCAGCAGCCCAAAGCGCTGGAAATCTAA
- the erpA gene encoding iron-sulfur cluster insertion protein ErpA — MNAVAENNAVTAADMPPPPLVFTDSAADKVRDLVAEEGNPELKLRVFVQGGGCSGFQYGFQFDEVINEDDTQMHKNGVTLLIDAMSLQYLTGAEIDYKDDLQGAQFVIKNPNATTSCGCGSSFSV, encoded by the coding sequence ATGAACGCAGTCGCAGAAAACAACGCCGTCACCGCAGCCGATATGCCGCCGCCTCCGCTGGTGTTCACCGACAGCGCCGCCGACAAGGTGCGCGATCTGGTGGCCGAAGAGGGCAATCCGGAGTTGAAGCTGCGCGTGTTCGTGCAGGGCGGTGGTTGCTCGGGCTTCCAGTACGGCTTCCAGTTCGATGAAGTCATCAACGAAGACGACACGCAGATGCACAAGAATGGCGTCACGCTGTTGATTGACGCGATGAGCCTGCAATACCTGACCGGTGCCGAGATCGACTACAAGGACGACCTGCAAGGCGCCCAGTTCGTGATCAAGAACCCGAACGCAACCACCAGCTGCGGCTGTGGTTCCAGCTTCTCGGTCTGA
- a CDS encoding DUF2726 domain-containing protein, with protein MQTTVLWILALLLVAILSPAVVLWMVRRPAAGTQPLPNEWAVAARPVFNTDERRIYRLLREALPHHVLLSKLPLVRFCQPNDAKEVRYWYELLGAIHVSFVVCSPNGRVLAALDLDAGREPSQRSLQIKQSVLAACRIRYLRCTADNLPSVAELQLLVPFSNAATRGPQPAPSPGGLAGAKPMAKRGERNPLWQDSTVFQDSFFAPDNRFDSLGGTEFPPSGAINAAKHSPGRLSAVVAESHPPEPAYAHEDAPDDIVGIVVDGDQPRAASR; from the coding sequence ATGCAAACCACTGTGCTGTGGATTCTTGCCCTGTTGCTGGTCGCCATCCTCTCCCCTGCCGTGGTGCTGTGGATGGTGCGTCGCCCGGCGGCAGGCACTCAGCCTCTCCCCAATGAGTGGGCGGTGGCGGCACGACCTGTGTTCAACACCGACGAGCGCCGCATCTACCGCCTGCTGCGCGAGGCCCTGCCCCACCACGTGCTGCTGTCCAAGCTGCCGCTGGTGCGCTTCTGCCAGCCCAATGACGCCAAGGAAGTGCGCTACTGGTACGAGCTGCTGGGCGCCATCCATGTGAGCTTTGTCGTCTGCAGCCCCAATGGCCGGGTGCTGGCGGCGCTGGACCTTGATGCCGGCCGCGAGCCGTCGCAGCGCAGCCTGCAGATCAAGCAATCGGTGCTGGCGGCCTGCCGCATCCGCTATCTGCGCTGCACCGCCGACAATCTGCCCAGCGTGGCCGAGCTGCAGCTGCTGGTGCCGTTCAGCAACGCCGCCACCCGCGGCCCGCAGCCGGCCCCCTCTCCCGGCGGCTTGGCCGGCGCCAAGCCGATGGCCAAGCGTGGCGAACGCAACCCACTGTGGCAGGACTCGACGGTATTCCAGGACTCCTTCTTCGCCCCCGACAACCGCTTCGACTCGCTCGGCGGCACCGAATTTCCGCCATCGGGTGCGATCAACGCCGCCAAGCACTCGCCCGGCCGGCTGAGCGCCGTGGTCGCAGAGAGCCATCCGCCCGAGCCGGCCTATGCCCATGAGGACGCGCCGGACGACATTGTCGGCATCGTCGTCGATGGCGATCAGCCCCGCGCCGCCAGCCGCTGA
- a CDS encoding peptidoglycan DD-metalloendopeptidase family protein, giving the protein MTDWIQDLKLALQRTETFAAKHPRALTGTVVGLLSGFAVTAFGIAPLSPDAADLPRQVITESVVNIDLEAQLAALAAHELELTRNDLTRGSDTADSLLRRLGAFDPQAAAFLRSDALGKRILQGRPGKRVQVLADASGRVESLIVRFPAEKAEQANTHFSRLSIKRGEQGFSSQLEAVPLRTQVKLGSGSVRSSLFAATDEAGIPDAIATQMADMLSGDIDFHRDLRRGDRFSVVYETLTADGEPVSWDGSAGRVLAAEFVNNGRAYSAVWFKDSASGKGSFYSFDGQNKRRAFLASPMEFSRVTSGFAMRFHPILQKWRAHLGIDYGAPSGTAVRTVGEGSVEFAGWQNGFGNVVHIRHGGDRTTVYAHLSRIDVKQGQRVEQGQRVGAVGATGWATGPHLHFEFRVNGQHQDPRLIAKASESIPLPATARAQFSELVASIKTQLTVAESIGTGVSGAD; this is encoded by the coding sequence GTGACTGACTGGATCCAGGACCTGAAACTCGCGCTGCAACGCACCGAGACCTTCGCCGCCAAGCACCCGCGCGCCCTCACCGGCACCGTCGTGGGCCTGCTGAGCGGCTTTGCCGTCACCGCTTTCGGTATTGCGCCACTGTCGCCGGATGCCGCAGATCTGCCGCGCCAGGTGATCACCGAATCGGTGGTCAACATCGATCTGGAGGCCCAGCTGGCGGCCCTGGCCGCCCACGAGCTGGAGCTGACCCGCAATGATCTGACCCGCGGCAGCGACACCGCCGACAGCCTGCTGCGCCGCCTCGGTGCTTTCGACCCCCAAGCCGCCGCCTTCCTGCGCAGCGACGCGCTGGGCAAACGCATTTTGCAAGGCCGGCCCGGCAAGCGGGTGCAGGTGCTGGCCGATGCCTCGGGCCGCGTCGAATCGCTGATCGTGCGCTTCCCGGCCGAAAAGGCCGAGCAAGCCAACACCCATTTCAGCCGCCTGAGCATCAAGCGTGGCGAGCAGGGCTTCAGCTCGCAGCTGGAAGCCGTGCCCCTGCGCACCCAGGTCAAGCTGGGCAGCGGCAGCGTCCGCTCCTCTCTGTTTGCCGCCACCGACGAGGCCGGCATTCCCGACGCCATTGCCACGCAGATGGCCGACATGCTGTCGGGCGACATCGATTTCCACCGTGACCTGCGCCGGGGCGACCGTTTCTCGGTCGTCTACGAAACCCTGACCGCCGACGGCGAACCCGTCAGCTGGGATGGCTCGGCGGGCCGCGTGCTCGCCGCCGAGTTCGTCAACAACGGCCGCGCCTACTCGGCCGTCTGGTTCAAGGACAGCGCCAGCGGCAAGGGCAGCTTCTACAGCTTCGACGGCCAGAACAAGCGCCGCGCCTTCCTGGCCAGCCCGATGGAATTCTCGCGCGTGACCTCCGGATTCGCCATGCGCTTCCACCCGATCCTGCAGAAGTGGCGCGCCCATCTGGGCATCGACTACGGTGCGCCCAGCGGCACCGCGGTGCGCACCGTCGGCGAAGGTTCGGTCGAATTCGCCGGCTGGCAGAACGGCTTCGGCAATGTCGTGCACATCCGCCATGGCGGCGACCGCACGACCGTCTACGCCCACCTGAGCCGCATCGACGTCAAACAAGGCCAGCGGGTCGAGCAGGGCCAGCGCGTCGGTGCCGTCGGCGCCACCGGTTGGGCCACAGGCCCGCATCTGCACTTCGAGTTCCGCGTCAACGGCCAGCACCAGGACCCGCGCCTGATCGCCAAGGCCTCGGAAAGCATTCCGCTGCCCGCCACCGCCCGCGCCCAGTTCAGCGAACTGGTGGCCAGCATCAAGACCCAGCTGACGGTGGCTGAGTCCATAGGCACGGGCGTCAGCGGCGCCGACTGA
- a CDS encoding VOC family protein: MISYVTLGSSDLARSRSFYDAALAPLSLACHYAGEDLLGYGPAPKKNALFVCHPFDGAAPTAGNGTMIALEASTRAMVDAVHAAALAQGGKDEGAPGVREAYGPDFYVGYFRDPDGNKLAVVCQTAGTGA, encoded by the coding sequence ATGATCAGTTATGTGACCCTGGGCAGCAGCGACCTTGCACGATCGCGCAGTTTCTATGATGCGGCGCTGGCCCCGCTGAGTCTGGCCTGCCACTACGCTGGCGAGGATTTGCTGGGCTATGGCCCGGCGCCCAAGAAGAACGCCTTGTTCGTCTGCCATCCCTTTGACGGCGCAGCGCCCACGGCGGGCAACGGCACGATGATCGCACTGGAGGCTTCAACGCGCGCCATGGTCGATGCGGTCCACGCCGCGGCCCTGGCCCAGGGCGGCAAGGACGAGGGAGCGCCCGGTGTGCGAGAGGCCTACGGGCCCGACTTCTATGTCGGCTACTTTCGCGATCCGGACGGGAACAAGCTGGCCGTCGTCTGCCAGACTGCAGGCACGGGCGCCTGA
- the tyrS gene encoding tyrosine--tRNA ligase → MSDFQAPAANAPDSAATGAARYPVTDKVLEALAVSKRGCDELLPEADWTAKLARSEATGTPLRIKLGLDPTAPDLHVGHTVVLNKMRQLQNLGHTVIFLVGDFTSLIGDPSGRNSTRPPLTAEQIKLNAETYYAQASLVLDPEKTEIRYNSEWSDALGARGMIALAAKYTVARMMERNDFHDRFKAGTPISVHEFLYPLMQGYDSVALKSDLELGGTDQKFNLLMGRHLQQEYGQEAQCILTMPLLEGLDGIEKMSKSKGNYIAITEAPNEMFAKVLSISDTLMWKYFNLLSFRDEAEIAGFRREIEQGRNPKDVKVLLAKEITARFHSARAADEAEADFNNRAKGGIPDDIPELALSGAPLGIAALLKAAGLVPSSSEAMRMIEQGGVKIDGAAVSDKGLKVEAGTVVLQVGKRKFARVTLS, encoded by the coding sequence ATGTCCGACTTTCAAGCACCCGCAGCAAACGCCCCCGACTCAGCCGCGACCGGTGCTGCGCGCTATCCGGTGACGGACAAGGTGCTGGAGGCGCTGGCCGTTTCCAAGCGCGGTTGCGATGAATTGCTGCCAGAAGCCGACTGGACGGCGAAGTTGGCCCGTTCCGAGGCCACCGGCACTCCGCTGCGCATCAAGCTGGGCCTGGACCCGACGGCGCCCGATCTGCATGTCGGCCACACGGTGGTGCTGAACAAGATGCGCCAGCTGCAGAACCTGGGCCATACGGTGATCTTTCTGGTCGGTGACTTCACCAGCCTGATCGGCGACCCCTCGGGCCGCAACAGCACCCGCCCGCCGCTGACGGCCGAGCAGATCAAGTTAAACGCCGAGACCTACTACGCCCAGGCCAGCCTGGTGCTGGACCCGGAAAAGACCGAGATCCGCTACAACTCGGAGTGGAGCGACGCCCTGGGTGCCCGCGGCATGATCGCACTGGCTGCCAAGTACACGGTGGCACGGATGATGGAGCGCAATGACTTCCATGACCGCTTCAAGGCCGGCACGCCGATCTCGGTGCACGAATTCCTCTACCCGCTGATGCAGGGCTATGACTCGGTGGCGCTGAAGTCGGACCTGGAGCTGGGCGGCACTGACCAGAAGTTCAATCTGCTGATGGGTCGCCATCTGCAGCAGGAGTATGGCCAGGAGGCTCAGTGCATCCTGACCATGCCGCTGCTCGAAGGCCTGGACGGCATCGAGAAGATGTCCAAGAGCAAGGGCAACTACATCGCCATCACCGAGGCGCCGAACGAGATGTTCGCCAAGGTGCTGTCGATCAGCGACACCTTGATGTGGAAGTACTTCAATCTGCTGAGCTTCCGCGACGAGGCCGAGATTGCCGGCTTCAGGCGCGAGATCGAGCAGGGCCGCAATCCGAAGGACGTCAAGGTGCTGCTGGCCAAGGAGATCACGGCGCGCTTCCATTCGGCCCGCGCGGCCGATGAGGCGGAGGCCGACTTCAACAACCGCGCCAAGGGCGGCATTCCGGACGACATCCCCGAGCTGGCGCTGAGTGGCGCGCCGCTGGGCATTGCAGCGCTACTGAAGGCGGCCGGCCTGGTGCCGTCCAGCAGCGAGGCGATGCGCATGATCGAGCAGGGTGGTGTGAAGATCGACGGCGCCGCGGTCAGTGACAAGGGCCTCAAGGTCGAGGCCGGCACCGTGGTGCTGCAGGTCGGCAAGCGCAAGTTCGCGCGCGTCACGCTGAGCTGA
- a CDS encoding GNAT family N-acetyltransferase → MNIDSSTDSNDARPTSALTQLGQAPAAVFKAWSAWVPIRSLAPRHRARILTHLLNLGPDDRYLRFGYPASDEQIGRYAESLNFERDEVLGIFNRRLDLIAMAHLAYEPAPQRPDKPPMVEFGVSVLNKNRGRGLGARLFEHAALHARNRGIDTMFIHALSENTAMLRIARNAGATVERDGPDSEAWLRLPPDSVSSHVGEAIERHAAELDFQLKRHAHAVGEFLDAVGEIKTKVGDVRRAARE, encoded by the coding sequence ATGAACATCGACTCCTCCACCGACAGCAACGACGCCCGCCCCACCAGCGCATTGACCCAGCTGGGCCAGGCACCGGCCGCGGTCTTCAAGGCCTGGTCGGCCTGGGTGCCGATACGCTCGCTGGCCCCGCGCCACCGCGCCCGCATCCTGACCCATTTGCTGAATCTGGGGCCCGACGACCGCTATCTGCGTTTTGGCTACCCCGCCTCGGACGAGCAGATCGGCCGCTATGCCGAATCACTGAATTTCGAACGCGACGAGGTACTGGGCATCTTCAACCGCCGGCTGGACCTGATCGCCATGGCACATCTGGCCTACGAGCCGGCACCGCAGCGGCCCGACAAGCCGCCCATGGTCGAGTTCGGCGTGTCGGTGCTGAACAAGAACCGCGGCCGCGGCCTTGGCGCCCGCCTGTTCGAGCATGCCGCCCTGCATGCCCGCAACCGTGGCATCGACACCATGTTCATCCACGCGCTGAGCGAAAACACCGCCATGCTGCGCATTGCCCGCAACGCCGGCGCCACCGTCGAGCGCGACGGCCCTGATTCGGAGGCCTGGCTGCGCCTGCCACCGGACTCGGTCTCGTCCCACGTCGGCGAGGCCATCGAGCGCCATGCCGCCGAGCTGGACTTCCAGCTCAAGCGCCACGCCCACGCGGTCGGGGAGTTCCTCGACGCCGTCGGCGAAATCAAGACCAAGGTCGGCGACGTGCGCCGCGCCGCCCGCGAATAG
- a CDS encoding anhydro-N-acetylmuramic acid kinase, with translation MSEHYIGLMSGTSMDGVDGVLASFDGQLQVLAHCHQPFADELRAELLALNSPGANELHRCALAANAIARAYAAVTAELLQVSRLDPGQVKALGAHGQTVRHQPGAVDGVGYTVQLLNGSLLAELSGIDVVCDLRSRDLAAGGQGAPLVPAFHRALFGLPDRSVAVLNVGGISNISLLAANGSTTGFDTGPGNCLMDLWTLRHLGQAYDANGAWAARGQVLPELLAALLAEPFFANPPPRSTGRDLFNAAWLDASLARHAASASPQDVQATLLELSAVCVSQALQTYAPKAVELLVCGGGVFNSTLMDRLQARLPKLQVLSTDQRGLPAMQVEAAAFAWLARQFTLRAPGNLPQVTGAAGPRVLGTLYPAGQ, from the coding sequence ATGAGCGAGCACTACATCGGACTGATGTCCGGCACCTCGATGGACGGGGTGGACGGGGTGCTTGCCTCGTTTGACGGCCAGCTGCAGGTGCTGGCCCATTGCCACCAACCCTTCGCCGACGAGCTGCGCGCTGAGCTGCTGGCACTGAACAGCCCCGGCGCCAACGAGTTGCACCGCTGCGCACTGGCCGCCAACGCAATCGCCCGCGCCTACGCGGCGGTGACGGCCGAGTTGCTGCAAGTCAGCCGGCTGGACCCGGGCCAAGTCAAAGCCCTCGGTGCCCACGGCCAGACCGTGCGCCACCAGCCCGGCGCCGTCGATGGCGTCGGCTACACCGTTCAACTGCTCAATGGCAGCCTGCTGGCCGAACTCAGCGGCATCGACGTGGTCTGCGACCTGCGCAGCCGCGACCTGGCCGCCGGCGGCCAGGGTGCGCCGCTGGTGCCGGCTTTTCATCGCGCGCTGTTCGGCTTGCCCGATCGGTCGGTGGCCGTGCTCAACGTCGGCGGCATCAGCAATATCAGCCTGCTGGCCGCCAACGGCAGCACCACCGGCTTCGACACCGGCCCGGGCAACTGCCTGATGGATCTTTGGACGCTGCGCCACCTCGGTCAGGCCTACGACGCCAACGGCGCCTGGGCTGCCCGCGGCCAGGTCCTGCCCGAGTTGCTGGCCGCATTGCTCGCTGAGCCCTTCTTCGCCAACCCGCCGCCGCGCAGCACCGGACGCGATCTGTTCAACGCCGCCTGGCTGGATGCCAGTCTGGCTCGCCATGCGGCCAGCGCATCACCCCAGGACGTGCAAGCCACCCTGCTGGAGCTCAGTGCCGTCTGCGTCAGCCAGGCACTGCAGACCTATGCCCCGAAGGCCGTCGAGCTGCTGGTCTGCGGCGGCGGGGTGTTCAACAGCACCCTGATGGACAGGCTGCAAGCCAGGCTGCCCAAGCTGCAGGTACTGAGCACCGATCAGCGCGGCCTGCCGGCGATGCAGGTCGAAGCCGCAGCCTTCGCCTGGTTGGCCCGGCAGTTCACCCTGCGGGCGCCCGGCAATCTGCCCCAGGTCACCGGCGCCGCCGGCCCCAGGGTGCTGGGCACCCTCTACCCTGCCGGACAATGA
- the rpsI gene encoding 30S ribosomal protein S9: MIGNWNYGTGRRKSSVARVFMKKGSGQILVNGKPVEQYFGRQTSIMVVKQPLMLTNNGEAFDLKISVKGGGESGQAGAVRHGITRALIDYDAALKPDLSRAGFVTRDSREVERKKVGLHGARRRKQFSKR, from the coding sequence ATGATCGGAAACTGGAACTACGGCACAGGCCGACGCAAGTCTTCGGTGGCACGCGTGTTCATGAAAAAAGGTTCGGGCCAGATCCTGGTCAACGGCAAGCCCGTTGAACAGTATTTCGGTCGCCAGACCTCGATCATGGTCGTCAAGCAGCCGCTGATGTTGACCAATAACGGCGAAGCCTTCGACCTGAAGATCAGCGTCAAGGGCGGCGGCGAATCGGGTCAGGCCGGCGCAGTGCGCCACGGCATCACCCGCGCACTGATCGACTACGATGCGGCTCTGAAGCCGGATCTGAGCCGCGCAGGCTTCGTCACGCGTGACTCGCGTGAAGTGGAACGTAAGAAGGTCGGTCTGCACGGCGCTCGTCGTCGTAAGCAGTTCAGCAAGCGCTAA
- a CDS encoding serine/threonine protein kinase, which yields MNNTLDAGFAELTPDRMLDALEAVGLRCDGRMLQLNSYENRVIQVHLEDGPVAVAKFYRPARWTDAQILEEHQFALELAAAEVPMVAPWPLQPPTVEGMRLVGEPATLAVSGAQRFSVSPRCGGRAPELDDPDTLTWIGRFIARLHLVGRQRPFEHRVSWLGAQPAIDARDWLLANDSVPLEMQAKWLDLVNRAIEAITAAYEAVTELRTLRLHGDCHPGNILWTPDKGPHFVDLDDACTGPAIQDLWMLLSGDDLAKRQQLACVLEGYETFCDFDRRELRLIEPLRCVRMIHHSAWLAKRWGDPAFPIAFPWFGDHAYWNDQITRLGEQLEAMEEQAA from the coding sequence ATGAACAACACCTTGGATGCCGGCTTCGCCGAGCTGACCCCCGACCGCATGCTGGACGCACTGGAGGCCGTGGGCCTGCGCTGCGACGGCCGCATGCTGCAGCTGAACTCCTATGAAAACCGCGTGATCCAGGTCCATCTGGAGGATGGGCCGGTGGCCGTGGCCAAGTTCTACCGCCCGGCGCGCTGGACCGATGCGCAGATTCTCGAAGAACACCAGTTCGCACTGGAACTGGCCGCCGCCGAGGTGCCCATGGTTGCGCCCTGGCCCCTGCAGCCCCCCACGGTGGAAGGCATGCGCCTGGTCGGCGAGCCGGCCACATTGGCCGTCTCCGGCGCACAGCGCTTCAGCGTCTCACCGCGTTGCGGCGGCCGCGCCCCCGAGCTGGACGACCCCGACACCCTGACCTGGATAGGCCGTTTCATCGCCCGCCTGCATCTGGTCGGCCGCCAACGGCCGTTCGAGCACCGCGTCAGCTGGCTTGGCGCCCAACCGGCCATCGATGCTCGCGACTGGCTGCTGGCAAACGACTCGGTGCCACTGGAAATGCAGGCCAAGTGGCTGGATCTGGTGAATCGCGCGATCGAGGCGATCACCGCTGCCTATGAGGCCGTAACCGAGCTGCGCACCCTGCGCCTGCACGGCGATTGCCACCCCGGCAACATTCTGTGGACGCCGGACAAGGGTCCCCATTTCGTCGATCTGGACGACGCCTGCACCGGCCCAGCGATACAGGACCTGTGGATGCTGCTGTCCGGCGATGACCTGGCCAAGCGCCAGCAACTCGCCTGCGTGCTCGAAGGCTACGAGACCTTCTGCGACTTCGACCGCCGCGAGCTGCGCCTGATCGAGCCGCTACGCTGCGTGCGCATGATCCACCACAGCGCCTGGCTGGCCAAGCGCTGGGGGGATCCGGCCTTTCCGATCGCGTTTCCCTGGTTCGGGGATCACGCTTACTGGAACGACCAGATCACCCGCCTCGGCGAGCAGCTCGAGGCGATGGAAGAGCAGGCTGCTTAG
- the dtd gene encoding D-aminoacyl-tRNA deacylase, giving the protein MIAVLQRVKQARVEVGGQVIGAIDQGLLVLVCAEPADTELQADKLVAKLLKLRVFSDAAGKMNLSVQDVGGGLLIVSQFTLAADTSSGNRPGFSAAAGPEQGRRLYDAVVKLAHQRHPVVATGEFGADMQVFLQNDGPVTIPIRI; this is encoded by the coding sequence TTGATCGCGGTCTTGCAGCGCGTCAAGCAGGCGCGGGTCGAGGTGGGCGGCCAGGTGATCGGTGCGATCGACCAGGGCCTGCTGGTGCTGGTCTGCGCCGAACCGGCCGATACCGAGCTGCAGGCCGACAAGCTGGTCGCGAAGCTGCTCAAGCTGCGCGTCTTCAGCGACGCTGCCGGCAAGATGAATCTGAGCGTGCAGGACGTCGGCGGCGGCCTGTTGATCGTTTCGCAATTCACGCTGGCGGCCGATACGTCCAGCGGCAACCGGCCCGGATTCAGTGCGGCCGCGGGGCCCGAGCAGGGCCGGCGGCTGTATGACGCGGTGGTGAAGCTGGCGCATCAGCGACACCCTGTTGTGGCCACCGGCGAGTTCGGTGCCGACATGCAGGTGTTCCTGCAAAACGATGGTCCGGTGACGATACCCATCCGTATCTGA